Proteins encoded in a region of the Synechococcus sp. BIOS-U3-1 genome:
- a CDS encoding TIGR03279 family radical SAM protein — protein MWNEPSAGVAVSALNPASPSRQPEPAVVASVETGSIGEELGFEPGDQLLSINGVRPRDLIDYRYLIVEEELTLEVRDSAGALHCVELEKDADDGLGLAFTEALFDGLRQCTNRCPFCFIDQQPPGHRDSLYLKDDDYRLSFLYGSYLTLTNLNAADWERIEQQRLTPLFVSVHATDPNLRSTLLENPRAGQLLKQLEWFAQRNLQIHAQVVVCPGLNDGDALLNTLRDLARFAGVEWPAVLSAAVVPVGLTRFRPPGDGLRAVTPEDAWQVIDAVEPLQTEFQGRFGSRFVWLSDEWYLIAGRPLPPRLSYEDLPQQENGVGTIRAFLESLDEATTSLPERIAEPLRSSWVVGRLVDRALETVTERLNRIDGVSLRMHGLPSPYWGQDQVVTGLLTGQDLLDGLKDQDLGDQVLLPSVMLRQGQPVFLDDMTLDQVQEQLPVPIRIVHGAADIVAAVLGDPEKTT, from the coding sequence GTGTGGAATGAGCCTTCCGCAGGGGTCGCTGTTTCGGCTCTGAACCCCGCAAGCCCCTCACGACAGCCTGAGCCTGCGGTGGTGGCCTCCGTGGAGACAGGTTCAATCGGAGAGGAACTGGGATTTGAGCCAGGGGATCAACTGCTCAGCATTAATGGTGTGCGCCCCCGCGATCTGATTGATTACCGCTACCTCATTGTTGAAGAGGAGCTGACGCTCGAGGTTCGTGACAGCGCCGGTGCACTGCATTGCGTTGAGCTGGAGAAGGATGCTGACGATGGCTTGGGGCTTGCTTTCACCGAAGCCCTTTTTGACGGCCTTCGTCAATGCACCAACCGTTGCCCTTTCTGCTTCATCGATCAGCAGCCGCCAGGCCATCGAGACAGTCTTTATCTCAAGGATGACGATTACCGACTCAGTTTCCTTTACGGCTCCTATCTCACGCTCACCAACTTGAACGCCGCAGACTGGGAGAGAATTGAGCAGCAACGGCTGACTCCGCTGTTCGTCTCAGTGCATGCAACAGACCCCAATTTGCGATCCACCCTTCTGGAGAATCCACGAGCAGGCCAGCTGCTGAAGCAGCTGGAGTGGTTTGCGCAGCGCAACTTGCAGATTCACGCGCAGGTGGTGGTGTGTCCGGGCCTCAATGACGGTGACGCGCTCCTGAACACCTTGCGTGATCTCGCCCGTTTTGCAGGTGTTGAGTGGCCTGCTGTGCTTTCGGCAGCAGTGGTACCGGTGGGTCTGACTCGTTTCCGCCCGCCTGGTGATGGGCTGCGGGCTGTCACCCCTGAAGATGCCTGGCAGGTCATCGATGCAGTGGAACCGCTCCAGACTGAGTTCCAAGGGCGTTTCGGCAGTCGTTTTGTTTGGTTGTCGGATGAGTGGTATTTGATTGCGGGTCGTCCACTTCCCCCACGCCTCAGCTACGAGGATCTTCCTCAGCAAGAAAATGGTGTGGGAACGATCCGGGCGTTTCTCGAGTCGTTGGATGAGGCCACGACATCACTGCCAGAGCGTATCGCTGAGCCGCTGCGCAGCAGCTGGGTGGTGGGCCGTCTCGTGGATAGGGCTCTGGAGACGGTGACCGAGCGTCTTAACAGGATTGATGGCGTCAGTCTTCGGATGCATGGTCTTCCCAGTCCATACTGGGGACAGGACCAGGTGGTCACCGGGCTGCTGACTGGTCAGGATCTGCTAGACGGACTCAAGGATCAGGACCTAGGGGATCAGGTGCTGCTCCCTTCAGTGATGTTGCGGCAGGGGCAGCCTGTCTTCCTCGATGACATGACTCTGGATCAGGTTCAGGAGCAACTTCCTGTTCCAATTCGGATCGTGCATGGAGCAGCTGACATCGTGGCTGCGGTGCTCGGAGATCCTGAGAAAACCACCTAA
- the xseA gene encoding exodeoxyribonuclease VII large subunit has product MIANAIPSYSVKELNSAVGSLLERGFAPRFLVQGTASRPQVKKGHLWMNLTDGEATITVVCWASRLNQLDYVPADGDGITVVGKLNFWAARASLAVQAIDIRPSLSTVERRFEAVKALLTSEGLIDPTARRRLPLSPKRIALLTSVPSSALADMLRTARERWPLAELLVVPIPVQGTVSPQICAVLEKINQAQPQLKLDALVLARGGGSREDLMVFDDEQVCRAIASFCCPVVTGLGHEDDLTVADLVADHRAATPTAAIVSLFPNRVSALQTVRQQRLQLVQQQQWRLNRERERLQQKHQLLRNVHPQTVLQRSRMQLRQRQQLLKALSPDRWLSRGFAKVIQRDGTVLESVSQANPNDDLMIHVRDGQISVTVQSIQTNDGSLLTPDENH; this is encoded by the coding sequence TTGATCGCTAACGCCATCCCCAGCTACTCCGTTAAGGAGCTCAACAGCGCGGTTGGCTCACTACTGGAACGCGGTTTCGCCCCCCGCTTTCTGGTTCAGGGCACTGCGTCACGTCCCCAGGTCAAGAAGGGACACCTCTGGATGAACCTCACCGATGGAGAGGCCACCATCACAGTGGTCTGCTGGGCTTCTCGGTTGAACCAGCTCGATTACGTCCCAGCGGATGGTGACGGAATCACAGTGGTGGGAAAACTGAATTTCTGGGCCGCCCGCGCCAGTCTGGCCGTACAGGCCATCGACATTCGCCCGAGTCTCTCCACTGTTGAACGACGCTTTGAAGCCGTCAAAGCGCTGCTGACATCAGAAGGGTTAATTGATCCAACAGCACGAAGACGCCTGCCATTAAGCCCCAAGCGAATTGCTCTATTAACGAGCGTTCCAAGTTCAGCCCTGGCGGACATGCTGAGGACTGCCCGAGAGCGCTGGCCTCTGGCAGAGCTGCTTGTCGTTCCAATCCCTGTTCAGGGCACCGTCTCTCCACAGATCTGCGCAGTCCTAGAGAAGATCAACCAAGCCCAACCCCAATTGAAGCTGGATGCTCTGGTCCTGGCCAGGGGAGGGGGCAGCCGAGAGGATCTGATGGTGTTTGACGATGAACAGGTCTGTCGCGCCATTGCTTCGTTCTGCTGTCCGGTCGTGACAGGTCTGGGGCATGAAGACGATCTCACCGTGGCCGACCTGGTGGCTGATCACCGTGCTGCCACCCCCACCGCAGCAATCGTCAGCCTTTTCCCGAATCGAGTGTCAGCCTTGCAGACCGTCCGGCAGCAACGTTTGCAGCTGGTGCAACAACAGCAATGGCGTCTCAATCGCGAGAGAGAACGGCTTCAGCAAAAGCATCAACTGCTTCGAAATGTTCATCCGCAAACTGTGTTGCAGCGCAGCCGTATGCAGTTGCGTCAACGACAGCAACTGCTCAAAGCCCTCTCACCGGATCGCTGGTTAAGCCGAGGTTTCGCCAAAGTGATTCAAAGGGACGGAACAGTGCTGGAGTCCGTCAGTCAAGCCAATCCCAACGACGATCTGATGATTCACGTCCGAGACGGGCAAATCAGTGTCACTGTCCAATCCATTCAGACCAACGATGGATCACTCCTAACTCCAGACGAAAACCACTAA
- a CDS encoding DUF2834 domain-containing protein, whose product MRNVLTWSYLFLALLGAVLPWQANLEFMQAGSGTGFDLSGFIRDANLTAASRSLSRDLIIGATAFTIWIAVEGRRLQVKGWWISLVLCVTVSFACGGPFFLHLRERRLVELETDNAPIKTIE is encoded by the coding sequence ATGCGTAACGTTCTGACCTGGAGCTATCTGTTTTTAGCGTTGCTGGGTGCAGTTCTGCCCTGGCAAGCCAATCTGGAATTCATGCAGGCGGGATCAGGAACAGGGTTCGACCTAAGTGGCTTCATCAGAGATGCCAATTTGACTGCAGCATCACGATCCCTCAGTCGGGATCTGATCATCGGCGCCACGGCGTTCACGATCTGGATTGCCGTCGAAGGTCGGCGTTTGCAGGTCAAAGGTTGGTGGATTTCCTTGGTGCTGTGCGTCACCGTGTCGTTTGCTTGCGGAGGACCATTTTTTCTGCATTTGCGTGAACGCCGACTTGTCGAGCTTGAGACAGACAACGCACCGATCAAAACAATTGAGTGA
- a CDS encoding inositol monophosphatase family protein → MTSRLLNPQQLLAVHQLLDRVADRQRQDFGHIVSDIKADGSLITACDRWSDEALVEGLSELAPGEFTLSEEGDKSCPSSSAFWVVDPLDGTTNFAAGIPYWAISVARFVDGRPTEAFLEIPSLRQRIVAIRGRGAWRNGKPLSPETRLQAGSACVSLCSRAIRVLQRRHQDPFPGKIRLLGVASLNLVSVAMGQTVAALEATPKIWDLAAAWLVLSELGCSLQWLDHDPAALTPGQDLSDVSFPVLAASSQAELERLRPWGESLLLP, encoded by the coding sequence TTGACCTCAAGACTCCTTAATCCTCAGCAGTTACTTGCAGTTCATCAGCTGCTCGACAGGGTCGCCGATCGGCAACGACAAGATTTCGGGCATATTGTTTCCGATATCAAGGCTGATGGTTCCTTGATCACTGCCTGTGATCGCTGGAGCGATGAGGCCCTGGTGGAAGGGCTTTCTGAGCTCGCTCCCGGGGAATTCACCCTCAGTGAGGAGGGTGACAAGAGCTGCCCCTCCTCTTCAGCCTTCTGGGTGGTGGATCCTCTTGACGGCACCACCAACTTCGCTGCTGGCATTCCTTATTGGGCGATCTCCGTGGCTCGTTTTGTTGACGGACGTCCTACCGAGGCTTTTCTTGAGATTCCTTCTCTGCGTCAGCGCATTGTGGCGATCCGCGGTCGAGGCGCCTGGCGCAATGGCAAACCTCTCTCACCTGAGACCCGCCTGCAAGCTGGCAGTGCTTGTGTGTCGCTTTGTAGTCGTGCAATTCGGGTGCTGCAGCGCCGCCATCAGGATCCTTTCCCAGGAAAAATTCGTTTGCTTGGTGTTGCCAGCCTGAATCTGGTCAGCGTGGCGATGGGGCAGACAGTGGCAGCCTTGGAGGCCACACCCAAGATTTGGGATTTAGCGGCAGCTTGGCTCGTTCTGAGCGAACTGGGCTGTTCCCTGCAATGGCTTGATCACGATCCCGCGGCCCTGACGCCTGGACAAGATCTTTCTGATGTCAGTTTTCCTGTGCTTGCAGCGAGTTCGCAGGCTGAACTTGAGCGCCTAAGGCCATGGGGAGAGTCACTTCTGCTTCCTTGA
- a CDS encoding TolC family protein — translation MPVQISRVASAQELSDSSSDNGAALIDQSTLPTAIEQKGSRPQADPSVLPPAATTLPETLDSLSSPPSLVLPSQPDQVRIRELRPLTLAEVEQLAEVNNPQLKAVALEVQQAKSSLRAAISSWYPTLNLTANGLPQYLSRQDQQFDQKQQTQGQVQFTEEDTANFRAQLNWKLIDPARVPQISAARDRFERSRDAYLIALRNLRLEAAKAYYYLQRSDSQVNVGKESVAASLLSLRYARARFQAGVANKLAVFEAETQLARNQSQLIETLSTQSKARRSLAKIINLPQDITPTAASPSVIVGSWKPSLQESIVAAYAFREELDQFILDISINNSSANAALAAVQPVLSLYNTFNTQRNDTQVYQDPSTDRDLYGWNMNNAVGLSATWNIFDGGRARADYRRKKQAAEASAYEFANQRGVIRLQVEQSFYDLRANQQTIFTSTREVLSARESLRLSRLRFAAGVTSQREVVDAQRDLTRAQFQYVDAISLYNITIAELRRYTGLDQVISCPPKVLPSNKPQRPESEEVQIKPSPNLPACQASLLGS, via the coding sequence GTGCCCGTCCAAATCTCTAGAGTTGCCTCCGCTCAAGAGCTTTCTGACTCTTCGTCAGACAACGGCGCGGCCCTCATTGATCAGAGCACATTGCCGACGGCCATTGAACAGAAAGGATCTCGGCCGCAGGCAGATCCCTCTGTTCTTCCACCGGCAGCGACAACACTGCCTGAGACGCTCGATTCGTTGAGCTCACCACCGAGTCTTGTGCTGCCGAGTCAGCCCGATCAGGTGCGTATTCGCGAGCTCAGGCCGCTCACGCTCGCTGAAGTTGAACAACTTGCTGAAGTCAATAATCCACAGCTCAAGGCTGTGGCTCTCGAGGTGCAGCAAGCCAAGTCGAGCTTGAGAGCAGCAATTTCCAGCTGGTACCCAACACTCAATCTCACGGCCAATGGCCTGCCCCAATATTTATCAAGACAGGACCAGCAGTTCGATCAAAAGCAGCAGACTCAAGGTCAGGTTCAATTTACTGAGGAAGATACGGCCAACTTCCGTGCACAGCTGAATTGGAAATTGATTGATCCAGCCCGAGTTCCTCAAATTTCAGCTGCCCGCGACCGCTTTGAGAGATCTCGCGACGCCTACCTGATTGCATTAAGAAATCTGCGCTTAGAAGCCGCCAAGGCTTATTACTATCTTCAAAGATCAGACTCTCAGGTCAATGTTGGCAAGGAGTCTGTAGCTGCCTCATTGTTGAGTTTGCGTTATGCAAGAGCACGTTTTCAGGCCGGCGTTGCTAATAAATTGGCAGTCTTTGAAGCTGAAACGCAACTTGCTAGAAATCAGAGTCAACTAATCGAAACTCTGAGTACTCAATCTAAAGCTCGTAGAAGCTTGGCCAAAATTATTAATCTGCCTCAAGATATTACTCCGACTGCAGCTTCGCCTTCGGTGATTGTGGGGAGTTGGAAGCCCTCATTACAGGAGAGTATCGTTGCTGCCTATGCCTTCCGCGAAGAGCTCGATCAGTTCATTCTTGATATTTCAATCAATAATAGCAGTGCTAATGCTGCTCTTGCTGCGGTGCAACCAGTTCTATCTCTTTATAACACTTTTAATACGCAACGGAATGATACTCAGGTATATCAGGATCCCTCCACTGACAGGGATCTTTACGGTTGGAATATGAACAATGCAGTCGGTCTTTCAGCAACTTGGAATATTTTTGATGGGGGAAGGGCACGCGCTGACTATCGCCGCAAAAAGCAAGCTGCCGAGGCAAGCGCTTACGAATTTGCGAACCAACGTGGTGTCATTCGCCTTCAAGTTGAACAAAGTTTCTACGATTTGCGTGCTAATCAGCAGACCATCTTCACGAGCACTCGAGAGGTTTTATCAGCACGCGAATCATTGCGACTCTCAAGACTTCGTTTTGCTGCAGGCGTCACGTCACAACGTGAAGTGGTTGATGCCCAAAGAGACCTCACTCGAGCACAGTTTCAGTATGTTGATGCTATTTCCCTCTACAACATCACCATTGCTGAGTTAAGGAGATACACCGGGCTCGACCAGGTCATTTCCTGCCCACCTAAAGTTTTGCCGTCTAATAAGCCACAACGCCCTGAATCGGAAGAGGTTCAGATCAAACCCTCACCCAACCTTCCTGCCTGCCAAGCGTCCCTATTGGGTTCTTGA
- a CDS encoding undecaprenyl-diphosphate phosphatase, which produces MSFDVGSGDSVPKRVFRTSEVSEPGLLEAIWRNIVLGVVQGLTEFLPISSTAHLKVVPALAGWQDPGVSATAVIQLGSIVAVIGYFRDDLVGVWNGICAALRRGQWREPEARLGIAMAIGTVPILVVGLGIKLFWPGYETSPLRSEPVIAVVSIVMALLLALAEKLGPRLKRLDQVQGRDGLVVGLAQVLALIPGVSRSGSTLTASLFDSWKRPDAARFSFLLGIPAITLAGLVQIKDAFSEPSAGGALPLLIGIGSAAVVSWLAIDWLLKYLQRHSTWIFVIYRLLFGVLLLVWWSAAVPN; this is translated from the coding sequence ATGTCATTCGACGTTGGGTCTGGCGATAGCGTCCCTAAACGTGTGTTCAGGACTTCAGAGGTGTCAGAACCCGGACTGCTCGAGGCCATCTGGAGAAATATTGTTCTGGGTGTTGTCCAGGGCCTGACTGAGTTTCTGCCGATTAGCAGCACGGCCCATTTGAAGGTGGTGCCCGCTCTTGCCGGTTGGCAGGACCCCGGTGTCTCTGCCACAGCTGTGATTCAGCTGGGCAGCATCGTTGCCGTCATCGGTTACTTCCGCGACGACCTCGTTGGGGTGTGGAACGGAATATGCGCTGCCCTGCGCAGAGGGCAGTGGCGCGAGCCGGAAGCCCGCTTGGGGATTGCGATGGCCATTGGCACCGTGCCGATCTTGGTGGTGGGCCTTGGCATCAAATTGTTCTGGCCCGGTTATGAAACGTCTCCGTTGCGCAGCGAACCGGTGATCGCCGTCGTGTCGATTGTGATGGCGTTGTTGCTGGCTTTGGCAGAGAAGCTTGGCCCGCGCCTCAAGCGACTCGACCAGGTGCAAGGACGAGATGGCCTGGTGGTGGGTCTCGCGCAGGTGCTCGCGTTAATCCCTGGGGTCTCCCGATCGGGAAGCACTCTCACCGCTTCACTTTTCGACAGCTGGAAGCGCCCGGATGCGGCCCGGTTTTCATTTTTGTTGGGAATTCCAGCCATCACCCTGGCGGGTTTGGTGCAAATCAAGGATGCATTTAGTGAGCCCAGCGCTGGCGGTGCACTCCCTCTGCTGATCGGAATTGGTTCTGCAGCAGTGGTCTCCTGGCTGGCCATCGACTGGTTGTTGAAGTACCTGCAACGTCACAGCACCTGGATTTTCGTGATCTACCGGCTTCTCTTTGGAGTGTTGCTGCTGGTGTGGTGGTCCGCCGCCGTTCCAAACTGA
- the xseB gene encoding exodeoxyribonuclease VII small subunit, which translates to MPKKSQTVKNDPQATWRKDAEGLNYEEALQALDLLLARLQDESLPLSELQSSHQRAEIYLSRCEQLLSETEQNVLQLDPQTLTTETYAPQNDA; encoded by the coding sequence ATGCCAAAGAAATCCCAAACGGTCAAGAACGATCCACAGGCAACTTGGCGCAAGGATGCTGAGGGACTGAACTACGAGGAGGCGCTGCAGGCACTCGACCTGCTCTTGGCCAGGCTTCAGGACGAGTCTTTACCGCTGTCCGAACTGCAAAGCAGTCATCAGCGGGCAGAGATTTATCTGAGTCGATGTGAACAACTCCTCAGCGAAACAGAACAGAATGTTCTTCAACTTGATCCTCAGACATTGACCACCGAGACCTACGCGCCGCAGAACGATGCGTAA
- a CDS encoding YihY/virulence factor BrkB family protein: MAKMLSIRQICRSLWRAYLRWASTDCVDLSAAFAYYTLQSIFPILLISLSLTSWLLGRQQNLDEQILIYASGVLPPPAIEIIRQTLMQLVSQGFGAGLLGAAVLLVTAGNVYLTLQRGADRLWRDVLQPLPDALPLGAQAYRFVRVRIEAFFVVILIGLLIVADQISANLRMVPAAFVDELARSLPWLADIFPDLPVIQFGRLLIPFMGFSGMALLLQFLLPSRKVPFLPLIPGSLLIGFLLTILNLAVSRSIFSLGSRFQAYGVIGGVLVLTLWIWMVGVVIYFGQCWSVELANMRMKKSGDPFLRVVQD, translated from the coding sequence ATGGCGAAGATGCTGTCGATTCGTCAAATTTGCCGCTCTCTATGGAGGGCATATTTACGTTGGGCATCTACTGATTGTGTTGATCTCAGTGCTGCTTTTGCCTATTACACTCTTCAGTCAATCTTTCCGATTCTGCTCATTTCATTGTCTTTGACGTCCTGGCTTCTGGGGCGGCAGCAGAACCTTGATGAACAGATTCTGATCTATGCAAGTGGTGTGCTGCCACCACCGGCGATTGAGATTATTCGCCAGACTTTGATGCAGCTTGTTTCTCAGGGGTTTGGCGCTGGTCTCCTCGGCGCAGCCGTTTTGTTGGTAACGGCTGGGAATGTTTATTTGACCTTGCAGCGTGGAGCTGACCGTTTGTGGCGCGATGTACTGCAGCCATTGCCTGATGCATTGCCGCTTGGGGCTCAGGCTTATCGCTTTGTACGGGTGAGAATTGAAGCCTTTTTCGTAGTGATTCTGATAGGTCTATTGATCGTTGCAGATCAAATCAGTGCCAATCTGCGAATGGTTCCAGCGGCTTTTGTTGATGAACTGGCTCGATCCTTGCCATGGTTGGCTGATATTTTCCCTGATTTGCCGGTGATTCAGTTCGGCCGTCTGTTGATTCCTTTTATGGGTTTTTCGGGGATGGCTCTGCTGTTGCAGTTCTTGCTTCCGAGTCGAAAAGTTCCTTTTCTGCCGCTGATTCCTGGGTCTTTGTTGATTGGTTTTCTGCTGACAATCCTCAATCTTGCAGTCAGTCGAAGTATTTTTTCACTGGGATCAAGATTCCAAGCTTATGGAGTCATCGGTGGAGTTCTTGTCTTGACTCTTTGGATCTGGATGGTTGGCGTTGTGATTTATTTCGGACAGTGTTGGAGTGTTGAGTTGGCCAATATGCGTATGAAGAAGAGCGGTGATCCGTTCTTGCGTGTCGTCCAAGATTGA
- the hrpB gene encoding ATP-dependent helicase HrpB, with amino-acid sequence MGSFPIDGLLAELCARLHSSGTLILQAPPGAGKTTRVPLALIGELVQAPRAEGRILLIEPRRLAAKAAATRLAESIGEPVGQRVGYSVRNEQKRSDATTIEAITDGLFLRRLQSQPDLPGVGVVIFDEFHERRRDSDVALALLREARRVLRPDLKLLLMSATLQLEALSAQFDSADTLTSQGQAFPVKTRHCPPRNKEQLETHVLRVLEEELIELEDGRHKGEIPPGVLVFLPGLREIDRCRQKLMGVQRLQNWQVLTLHGQLSLKLQTETLRSCDQRWSGRIVLSTSIAESSLTLDGIRLVVDAGLNRHTRFDPGTGMEGLVTVPASIASADQRRGRAGRQGPGRCIRLWSAADEQRRPAQDPPELQRADPQPTVLDLAQWGAGLGENLDWLEPPPKPLLQEGQQQLKQLKLLTDQGQITALGQQVAAFGMHPRLGLMLIEARRSGLEALACDLAALLSERDIPGSRDLGCDISHRLQRLRNTTRSDPHDGLGRMRQQSRQWQKQLRALKPAAAQVPMNAPEDLAIARLIATAFPEWIALARPGRTGAFLLRQGRGAVLATADPLSSAEALVIARLDLKERDARIRLAVPISRNFLNNLASEQGEWREDVSWNDRQQGIRAERVLRLGAIELQRQQLPRPSADLVSQALLQRLRDHGLELLPWNERCEQLRRRLQIAHSHLGAPWPNRTLQELQNTPELWIGEVSLNFSSWQDLDSNGLIEALWSDLTWAQRRELDTLLPERLRIPSGREARVTYGEDDAVLSVKLQEMFGCDQAPILLNGTLPVTLELLSPAGRPLQRTKDLEGFWAGSYNDVRREMRGRYPKHAWPESPMTAAPTSKSKKWS; translated from the coding sequence TTGGGTTCTTTTCCCATTGATGGTCTTCTGGCTGAGCTCTGCGCACGACTGCACAGCTCAGGAACGTTGATCCTTCAGGCACCACCGGGTGCAGGCAAGACCACTCGGGTTCCCCTGGCTCTGATCGGGGAACTGGTTCAAGCACCGCGAGCTGAGGGCCGCATCCTGCTCATTGAGCCACGACGACTGGCGGCCAAAGCAGCTGCAACGCGACTGGCTGAGTCCATCGGTGAACCCGTGGGTCAACGCGTGGGGTACTCCGTCCGCAACGAACAGAAACGCTCAGACGCCACGACCATCGAAGCCATCACCGACGGACTGTTCTTGCGGCGTCTTCAGTCACAGCCAGACCTGCCTGGGGTGGGCGTCGTGATCTTCGATGAATTCCACGAGCGCCGCCGCGACAGTGACGTCGCCTTGGCCCTGCTCCGAGAAGCAAGACGCGTACTGAGGCCTGATCTGAAGCTGTTACTGATGTCAGCAACTTTGCAACTCGAGGCGCTGAGTGCTCAGTTCGATTCTGCTGACACGCTCACCAGTCAGGGACAAGCCTTTCCGGTGAAGACGCGCCACTGCCCGCCTCGCAACAAAGAGCAGCTCGAAACGCACGTGCTGCGCGTACTCGAGGAGGAATTGATCGAGCTCGAGGATGGGCGCCACAAAGGTGAAATCCCTCCTGGGGTGCTCGTTTTCCTCCCCGGTTTGCGTGAAATTGATCGGTGCCGACAGAAGCTCATGGGAGTGCAACGTCTGCAGAACTGGCAAGTGCTGACGCTGCATGGCCAGCTCTCTCTCAAACTTCAGACCGAAACACTCAGATCCTGCGACCAGCGCTGGAGTGGACGCATCGTGCTATCGACGTCCATCGCGGAAAGCTCTCTCACTTTGGATGGCATCCGCCTCGTGGTGGATGCAGGACTGAATCGGCATACGCGATTTGATCCAGGCACCGGCATGGAAGGGTTAGTCACCGTGCCAGCAAGTATTGCCAGCGCGGATCAAAGACGGGGACGAGCCGGACGTCAGGGACCCGGACGCTGCATTCGCCTTTGGTCAGCGGCCGACGAGCAACGTCGACCAGCGCAAGACCCACCGGAACTGCAACGGGCCGATCCACAACCCACCGTGCTTGATCTGGCTCAATGGGGCGCTGGCCTGGGCGAAAACCTCGACTGGCTGGAACCTCCGCCCAAACCACTGCTCCAGGAAGGACAGCAACAGCTGAAGCAGCTGAAACTACTAACGGATCAGGGGCAGATCACAGCCCTTGGCCAACAAGTAGCAGCGTTCGGCATGCACCCAAGGCTGGGGCTGATGTTGATCGAGGCGAGGCGTTCGGGACTGGAGGCATTGGCCTGCGATCTGGCTGCATTACTGAGTGAACGGGATATCCCCGGGAGCCGCGATCTCGGGTGTGACATCAGCCACCGCCTTCAGCGCCTGAGAAACACAACGCGATCAGATCCTCACGACGGCCTTGGTCGCATGCGCCAGCAGAGCCGGCAATGGCAAAAACAGTTGCGGGCGCTCAAGCCAGCCGCTGCGCAGGTGCCGATGAATGCGCCGGAGGACCTCGCCATCGCGCGGCTGATCGCCACGGCATTCCCCGAGTGGATCGCCCTAGCCCGACCGGGACGAACAGGGGCATTTCTGCTGCGTCAGGGTCGCGGCGCTGTGCTGGCGACGGCAGACCCTTTAAGCAGCGCCGAGGCCCTTGTGATCGCTCGGCTTGACCTTAAGGAGCGTGATGCACGCATTCGCTTGGCAGTGCCCATTAGCCGGAACTTTCTCAACAACCTCGCCTCAGAACAGGGGGAATGGCGCGAAGACGTCTCCTGGAACGACAGACAGCAGGGAATCCGCGCTGAGCGCGTGCTGAGGCTTGGTGCGATCGAATTGCAGCGACAACAACTTCCCCGCCCCTCCGCCGATCTGGTAAGCCAGGCATTGCTACAGCGCCTTCGCGACCATGGACTCGAACTTCTCCCCTGGAACGAACGCTGCGAGCAGCTGCGTCGACGCCTTCAGATTGCCCATAGCCACTTGGGAGCCCCATGGCCCAATCGCACACTCCAGGAACTGCAGAACACTCCTGAGCTCTGGATCGGAGAGGTCAGTCTGAACTTCAGCAGCTGGCAGGACCTGGATAGCAATGGCCTGATCGAAGCGTTATGGAGCGATCTCACCTGGGCACAGCGAAGAGAACTAGACACGTTGCTCCCCGAGCGGCTGAGGATTCCGAGCGGCAGAGAAGCCAGAGTGACCTACGGAGAGGACGACGCTGTGCTTTCGGTGAAGCTGCAGGAGATGTTTGGCTGCGACCAAGCACCGATTCTTCTCAACGGGACACTGCCGGTGACCCTTGAACTGCTCTCGCCAGCTGGCCGCCCCTTGCAGCGCACCAAGGACCTCGAAGGCTTTTGGGCAGGCAGCTACAACGACGTCCGCCGTGAGATGCGCGGCCGCTACCCCAAACACGCGTGGCCAGAGTCACCGATGACAGCGGCTCCAACTAGCAAGTCGAAGAAGTGGTCGTAA
- a CDS encoding chlorophyll a/b-binding protein, translated as MSDNASRFGFVNFAETWNGRLAMMGFVIGLGTELLTGQGILAQIGLG; from the coding sequence ATGTCTGACAACGCATCCCGCTTCGGCTTCGTCAACTTCGCTGAAACCTGGAACGGCCGCTTGGCCATGATGGGCTTCGTGATCGGTTTGGGTACTGAGCTGCTCACCGGTCAAGGCATCCTTGCCCAAATTGGTCTCGGCTGA